Proteins co-encoded in one Papaver somniferum cultivar HN1 chromosome 5, ASM357369v1, whole genome shotgun sequence genomic window:
- the LOC113284056 gene encoding protein HEADING DATE 3A-like — protein MPRPRDPLVVGRVVGDVLDPFNRSIAIRISYTSKDVTNGCEFKPSAVASQPRVEIGGDDMRTFYTLVMVDPDAPSPSDPSLREYLHWLVTDIPGTTGATYGQEIVTYEAPRPTVGIHRFVYVLFRQLGRQTVYAPGWRQNFNTRDFAEIHNLGLPVAAVYFNCQRESGSGGRRR, from the exons ATGCCAAGACCAAGAGATCCATTGGTAGTAGGAAGGGTAGTGGGGGATGTATTAGACCCCTTTAATAGATCAATAGCAATCAGGATATCGTATACTTCAAAGGACGTTACCAATGGCTGTGAATTTAAGCCTTCCGCTGTTGCTAGTCAACCTAGAGTTGAAATTGGTGGTGATGACATGAGGACCTTTTACACTCTG GTTATGGTAGACCCTGATGCACCTAGCCCTAGTGATCCTAGTTTAAGAGAATATTTGCACTG GTTGGTTACTGATATCCCGGGAACAACAGGAGCAACTTATG GACAAGAGATCGTAACATACGAAGCACCTAGACCAACTGTGGGGATTCACCGATTTGTTTACGTGTTGTTCCGTCAACTTGGTCGTCAAACTGTGTATGCTCCAGGGTGGCGTCAAAATTTCAACACacgagattttgctgaaatccaCAATCTCGGACTGCCTGTTGCTGCTGTATACTTCAACTGCCAGAGGGAGAGTGGCTCTGGAGGCAGAAGAAGATAA